A region from the Wansuia hejianensis genome encodes:
- the glgA gene encoding glycogen synthase GlgA, whose translation MKKILFVSSESVPFIKTGGLADVVGSLPKCFPKEYFDVRVVIPKYACMKEQFKDQLRFITSFYMDLNWRQQYVGIFSTEYEGITFYFIDNEEHFSGSAPYFGMPWDLEKYAFFSKAALSILPVIDFRPDIIHCHDWQTGLVPVYLHERFQGSEFYRGIKSIMTIHNLKFQGVWDMKTVKSITGLPDYYFTPDKLEFNKDASYLKGGLVYADAITTVSRTYAEEIKTPFYGEGLDGLMRARSGDLRGIVNGIDYEDYNPETDSHIYKNFSLRTFRKEKSKNKTGLQQELGLDVDAKTMMIGIVSRLTDQKGFDLIAYMMDEICQDGIQLVILGTGDPKYENMFRHYAWKYDKKVSANIFYSEEMSHKIYAACDAFLMPSLFEPCGLSQLMSLRYGTVPIVRETGGLKDTVQPYNEYEGTGTGFSFANYNAHEMLGTIRYAERIFYDRKREWNKIVDRAMAEDYSWNSSARQYQELYDWLA comes from the coding sequence ATGAAAAAGATATTATTTGTTTCTTCGGAAAGTGTGCCGTTTATTAAAACCGGGGGACTGGCCGATGTGGTCGGGTCACTTCCGAAGTGTTTTCCCAAAGAATATTTTGATGTCAGAGTCGTGATTCCCAAGTATGCCTGCATGAAAGAACAGTTCAAGGATCAGCTTAGATTTATTACCAGCTTTTATATGGATTTGAACTGGAGACAGCAGTATGTTGGTATATTCTCTACAGAATATGAGGGGATTACTTTTTATTTCATCGATAATGAAGAACATTTTTCCGGAAGCGCGCCGTATTTCGGAATGCCGTGGGACCTGGAGAAGTACGCTTTCTTTTCTAAAGCAGCGCTTTCCATACTTCCGGTCATTGATTTCCGGCCGGATATCATACACTGCCATGACTGGCAGACAGGGCTGGTTCCTGTTTATCTCCATGAACGGTTCCAGGGAAGTGAATTTTACCGGGGAATTAAATCAATCATGACCATACATAACCTGAAGTTCCAGGGGGTATGGGATATGAAGACTGTCAAAAGCATTACCGGGCTTCCGGACTACTATTTTACGCCGGACAAGCTGGAGTTTAACAAAGACGCCAGTTATCTGAAGGGCGGGCTGGTGTACGCGGACGCCATCACGACCGTCAGCAGGACATATGCGGAAGAGATTAAGACGCCGTTTTACGGAGAAGGCCTGGACGGGCTCATGAGAGCCAGATCAGGTGATCTGAGGGGAATTGTCAACGGGATTGACTATGAGGATTATAATCCGGAGACAGACTCCCATATTTATAAAAACTTCAGCCTCAGGACCTTCAGGAAGGAAAAGAGCAAGAACAAAACCGGCCTGCAGCAAGAGCTGGGGCTGGATGTGGATGCAAAGACCATGATGATCGGTATTGTATCACGGCTGACAGACCAGAAGGGCTTTGATTTAATAGCCTATATGATGGATGAGATATGTCAGGATGGCATACAGCTTGTGATTTTGGGAACCGGTGATCCAAAATACGAGAATATGTTCCGGCACTATGCCTGGAAATATGATAAAAAAGTATCAGCCAATATATTTTACTCAGAGGAAATGTCACACAAGATTTATGCTGCCTGTGATGCTTTTCTGATGCCGTCTCTCTTCGAGCCATGCGGGCTGAGTCAGCTGATGAGCCTGAGATACGGAACGGTTCCCATTGTTCGTGAGACGGGCGGGCTGAAAGATACTGTACAGCCCTACAACGAATACGAAGGAACAGGGACGGGATTTTCCTTTGCCAATTATAATGCCCACGAGATGCTGGGAACCATCCGGTATGCGGAGAGGATTTTCTATGATCGGAAACGGGAGTGGAATAAGATTGTGGACCGGGCTATGGCTGAAGACTATTCCTGGAACAGCTCGGCGAGGCAGTATCAGGAGCTGTATGACTGGCTGGCCTGA
- the spo0A gene encoding sporulation transcription factor Spo0A: MDKLNVAVADDNERILDLFGTLINSDRELELVGSADNGKDLYDIIRQKQPDVVLLDIIMPKMDGLTMMEKVNQDTTLKKHPAFIVVSAVGQDRITEDAFNLGAFYYILKPFDNDMLLNRIKNVRGISTRRREGKGVGCDGRSSQQERNLELDVTNIIHEIGVPAHIKGYQYLRDAIILSVDDMEMLNSITKILYPTIAKKYQTTPSRVERAIRHAIEVAWSRGKMDTIDELFGYTVSTGKGKPTNSEFIALIADKIRLEYKN; this comes from the coding sequence ATGGACAAGTTGAATGTTGCAGTTGCCGACGATAATGAACGGATACTGGACCTTTTTGGTACTCTGATCAACAGCGACCGTGAACTGGAGCTGGTGGGAAGCGCTGATAACGGGAAAGATCTGTATGATATTATCCGGCAGAAACAACCGGATGTTGTTCTACTTGATATTATTATGCCGAAAATGGACGGCCTGACGATGATGGAGAAAGTCAATCAAGATACGACCTTGAAAAAGCACCCTGCGTTTATAGTAGTGTCTGCTGTGGGGCAGGACAGGATCACCGAGGATGCGTTTAACCTGGGAGCATTTTATTACATCTTGAAACCATTTGACAACGACATGCTGTTAAACCGCATTAAAAATGTCAGGGGAATATCCACAAGGCGGAGAGAGGGAAAAGGTGTCGGCTGCGATGGACGCAGCAGCCAGCAGGAACGGAATCTGGAACTGGATGTAACGAACATCATACATGAAATTGGCGTACCTGCACATATTAAAGGATACCAGTACCTGAGAGATGCGATCATCCTCTCGGTGGACGACATGGAAATGCTCAATTCCATTACGAAGATTCTGTATCCGACGATCGCTAAAAAATATCAGACGACGCCAAGCCGTGTGGAGCGGGCGATCCGCCATGCGATTGAAGTGGCCTGGAGCCGTGGAAAGATGGATACCATAGATGAGTTATTCGGATATACGGTCAGCACCGGCAAGGGAAAACCGACAAATTCAGAATTTATTGCGCTGATCGCTGATAAAATCAGGCTGGAATATAAGAACTAA